One stretch of Oncorhynchus masou masou isolate Uvic2021 chromosome 9, UVic_Omas_1.1, whole genome shotgun sequence DNA includes these proteins:
- the LOC135544951 gene encoding LOW QUALITY PROTEIN: actin filament-associated protein 1-like 1 (The sequence of the model RefSeq protein was modified relative to this genomic sequence to represent the inferred CDS: inserted 1 base in 1 codon) has product MGNFIERDRERESLLCIKCSCPRGLTWAVLRHALWVSPGNHLSLIRYFHRDGHQQQIDGCPGDRQLNVLLKLLDXQTLSFHTETKKTSVRNLLKQLQPTVTGPDYLSMNTSVYRHGTSFVESLFETFDCDLGELKDMTEDRKEKQDTHTETHTETIPSKQPPLPRSSETPPPLPTTPPPEAYYEEAVPLSPGKQPEYITTRGSSSPPDSIEDGYYEDADNNSPSTCINGRQRKNSYNDSDALSSSYESYEEDEEERGAGPGSRLTHHWPSDESSMLPVRDCRICAFLLRKKRFGQWAKQLTVIRDNRLQCYKSSKDVSPYVDLPLTLCTVVYAPKEGRRKRHELRFSPPSGEALVLAVQSREQAHRWLRVVRKVSQGKGPEESTSPMMPRKTELDKRLSGEKTMSDSVEVATGENNRDNRENGKVKRGALAAGRKITRIISFSKKKHLLPGDARPPSPDTDPRRGYLSVLVSQVWRDQWCCVYGGSLHFHPDRGDPRPSLAPLPLHGCEVFPGLGPKHPFALRILKGGTEVAALEACSSDDLGRWLGVLLVETGTASDPESLHYDYVDVETIANIRDAARHSFLWATSSSSTSTDSRTYDEVPHEGVQPGEDGGPKQRSSFTSSDSGRTKPGLALKRTGSNTNQYGLYGKTRAEEDAKLFLREKEHLERERDGIRTTLLTLRQERREMKERFQTATEEQKGSLSERVSQLEETCRGKESERVDLELRLTQVKDNLKKSLAGGALGAPGESKPSSKVYSRPYYSESIPVSCVSAARVKHPVYSTSKRTVMQKAKEWESKKCT; this is encoded by the exons CGATGGATGtcctggtgacagacagctcAACGTTCTGCTGAAGCTGCTGG AACAGACTCTGAGCTTTCATACTGAGACTAAGAAGACCTCTGTTAGGAACCTGCTGAAACaactacagcccacag TGACAGGACCAGACTACTTGTCCATGAACACGTCAGTCTACAGACACGGCACCAGCTTTGTGGAATCCCTCTTCGAGACCTTTG ACTGTGACCTGGGGGAGCTGAAAGACATGACAGAGGACAGGAAAGAgaagcaggacacacacacagagacacacactgaaACAATACCCTCAAAACAG CCGCCTCTCCCCCGCTCCTCAGAGACCCCTCCTCCCCTGCCCACCACCCCCCCTCCTGAGGCTTACTATGAAGAGGCAGTACCTCTCAGCCCTGGCAAGCAGCCAGAGTACATCACCACACGCGGGAGCTCCAGCCCTCCTGACTCCATAGAAGATGGTTACTATGAGGATGCAGACAACAACTCTCCTTCTACCTGCATCAACGGACGACAACGTAAAAACTCCT acaATGACTCTGATGCTCTGAGTAGTTCCTATGAGTCGtatgaggaggatgaagaggaaagGGGAGCAGGACCAGGGTCCAGGCTGACCCACCACTGGCCTAGTGATGAGAGCTCCATGCTCCCTGTCAGAGACTGTAGGATATGTGCCTTCCTGCTGCGAAAGAAACGCTTTGGACAGTGGGCCAAGCAACTGACTGTCATACGGGACAAcaggctacag TGCTATAAGAGCTCTAAGGACGTGTCCCCGTATGTtgacctgcccctgaccctgtgCACTGTTGTCTACGCCCCTAAAGAGGGACGCAGGAAGAGACATGAGCTGAGGTTCTCTCCACCCAGTGGAGAGGCTCTGGTCCTGGCTGTGCAGAGCCGGGAGCAGGCACACAGGTGGCTCAGG gtgGTCCGTAAAGTGAGTCAGGGAAAAGGACCAGAAGAGTCCACTTCTCCCATGATGCCCAGAAAGACTGAGCTGGACAAG AGGCTGTCTGGTGAAAAAACTATGTCAGACAGTGTTGAAGTGGCTACAGGAGAGAataacagggacaacagagagaaTG gtaaggtGAAGCGGGGGGCTCTAGCAGCAGGTCGTAAGATAACACGTATCATCAGTTTCTCCAAGAAAAAGCACCTCCTACCTGGCGACGCACGCCCCCCCTCCCCGGATACAGACCCTCGACGAG GATACCTGTCTGTGTTGGTGAGCCAGGTATGGAGGGACCAGTGGTGTTGTGTGTATGGGGGTTCTCTCCACTTCCACCCTGACAGAGGAGACCCCCGGCCCTCCCtagcccctctacccctccatggGTGTGAGGTGTTTCCAGGACTGGGACCCAAACACCCCTTTGCCCTCAGGATACTGAAGGGGGGCACAGAGGTGGCTGCTTTGGAG GCGTGTAGTTCTGATGATTTGGGGCGATGGCTGGGTGTtctgctggtagagacaggtACAGCCTCAGATCCAGAGTCACTACACTACGACTATGTAGACGTGGAAACCATCGCTAACATCAGAGATGCCGCGAGACACTCTTTCct gtgggCCACATCTTCTAGTAGCACTTCTACTGACTCCAGGACGTACGACGAGGTTCCCCATGAGGGAGTGcag CCTGGCGAGGATGGGGGACCGAAGCAGAGGTCCAGTTTCACCAGTAGTGACTCCGGTAGGACCAAACCTGGTCTGGCCCTGAAACGCACGGGCTCCA acACCAATCAGTATGGCCTCTATGGAAAAACACGAGCGGAGGAGGACGCTAAACTATtcctgagagagaaagaacacctggagagagagagggatgggatacGGACCACTCTGCTGACACtgagacaagagaggagagagatgaaggagagatttCAGACTGCTACAG AGGAGCAGAAGGGCTCCCTGAGTGAGCGTGTGTCCCAGCTAGAGGAGACGTGCCgggggaaggagagtgagagggtgGACCTGGAGCTGCGTCTCACCCAGGTTAAAGACAACCTGAAGAAGAGCCTAGCAGGAGGGGCTCTGGGGGCACCTGGGGAGAGCAAACCCTCCAGCAag gtgtataGCAGGCCCTACTACTCTGAGTCTATACCAGTCAGCTGTGTCTCTGCGGCCCGTGTGAAACATCCTGTCTACTCAACATCTAAAAGAACAGTCATGCAGAAAGCCAAG GAATGGGAGTCAAAGAAATGCACCTAA